In Primulina eburnea isolate SZY01 chromosome 3, ASM2296580v1, whole genome shotgun sequence, one DNA window encodes the following:
- the LOC140826990 gene encoding phosphatidylinositol 4-kinase alpha 1-like: MESLVELCDLIAQNPTHFADKLKWICGRCPSTEFLLVGSPRVSRSQLNAILSLARFLSKCPNHDHETPKSLLLAFYRSIPSSFHPTFWPQSFSSDAISSFFNDFLDYISKASELSPDFATDVAGFTGEIVSQTISNTDSSISSAFLKALCFHFPPILPSDGNKLVSTLLDRLEIAVPGSPRETISTPDAASAQSSPMSLNHYQSPGNEASIVSVGSSGSTVSRDDPTASQGILMNGASNGDLFSGSVGLSDGGRVGGALAFKKVVATFEEEPVESLERQQIVFELVGHVLEKVVIDSKLLEQVRGIAKQQLKSMMAFLKIRKRDWSEQGQLLKVRINTKLSVYHAAARLQVKTLSSLDTEGKTSKRLLHGALALLIEAAEACLFSVWRKLRACEELFYSFLTGISQAAVTRGGQLLRVLLIRFKPLVLATCAQADTWASSQGAMFDSILKTCREIIEFGWVKDRSPVDTFIMGLAASIRERNDYEEEDGKEKQAAPPVQLNVIRLLADLNVSVNKPEIVDMILPLFIESLEEGDASTAGLLRLRLLDAVSRMASLGFEKSYREAMVLMTRSYLCKLSSVGSAESRTQVPEATTERVETLPAGFLLIARGLTSNKLRPDYRHRLLSLCSDVGLAAESKSGRSGADFLGPLLPAVAEICSDFDPSVDVEPSLLKLFRNLWFYIALFGLAPPVQKVQATPKPISTTLNSVGSNGIIALQAVGGPYMWNLSWSSAVQRISQGTPPLVVSSVKWLEDELELNALHDPGSRRGNGNEKAAVNQRTALSSALGGRMEVSAMSTISGVKATYLLAVAFLEIIRFSSNGGVLNGGHSATTSQSAFSCVFEYLKSPNLLPAVSQCLTAIVHQSFETAMSWLEDRASETGLDAEVRESTLSIHACFLIKNLSQRDEHIRDISVSLLTQLRDRFPQILWSSSCLDSLLLSMHNDPPSNVVSDPAYVASVRSLYQKMVREWIMVSLSHAPCTSQGLLQENLCKANTWQRTQPTADVVSLLSEIRIGTGKNDCWVGTKTANIPALMAAAAAASGGNLKLSDAFNLEVLGTGIVSATVKCNHAGEIAGMKRLYESLGDLEKPRSLGFGLTPDIPVLDSSVQPTVPKNESFNEILFSRFVRLLQKFVNIAEKGGEVDKSEFRQTCSQATALLLSNMDSDSKSNIESFSQLLRLLCWCPAYITTPDAVDTGVYIWTWLVSAAPQLGSVVLAELVDAWLWTVDTKRGLFASDIRYSGPSAKLRPHLAPGEPEPHPKKDPVEQILAHRLWLGFFIDRFEVVRHASVEQLLLLGRMLQGSTKLPWNFSRHPAATGTFFTLMLFGLKFCSCQSQGNLQNFRSGLQLLEDRIYRASLGWFAHTPEWFDLNNNNFTQSEAQSISLFVHHLSNDRSDTSQLDLRARGLETGSSLSDVKDLHHPVWGQMENYAVGREKRRQLLLMLCQHEADRLEVWAQPVGPKENTSRVKFSSEKWTEFARTAFSVDPRIALSLAARFPSVAALKTETTQLVQSHILEIRSIPEALPYFVTSKAVDENSTLLQQLPHWAACSITQALDFLSPAYKGHPRVMAYVLRVLESYPPERVTFFMPQLVQSLRYDEGRLVEGYLLRAAQRSDIFAHILIWHLQGETCVPESGKDPASVKNSSFQALLPVVRQRIIDGFHPKALDLFRREFDFFDKVTSISGVLFPLPKEERRAGIRRELEKIQVEGNDLYLPTAPNKLVQSIQVDSGIPLQSAAKVPIMITFNVVDRDGDYKDVKPQACIFKVGDDCRQDVLALQVISLLKDIFEAVGLNLYVFPYGVLPTDPERGIIEVVPNTRSRSQMGETTDGGLYEIFQQDFGPVGSPSFEAARENFLISSAGYAVASLLLQPKDRHNGNLLFDSLGRLVHIDFGFILETSPGGNMRFESAHFKLSHEMTQLLDPSGVMKSDTWHQFVSLCVKGYLAARRYMDGIINTVLLMIDSGLPCFSRGDPIGNLRKRFHPEMTEREAANFMIRTCTDAYNKWTTAGYDLIQYLQQGIEK, translated from the exons ATGGAGTCGTTGGTGGAGCTATGTGATCTGATCGCGCAAAACCCGACCCATTTCGCGGATAAACTCAAGTGGATTTGCGGCCGGTGCCCCTCGACTGAGTTTCTGCTCGTCGGATCGCCTAGGGTGTCGAGGTCTCAGCTCAATGCCATTTTGTCCCTTGCTCGATTCCTCTCAAAATGCCCGAACCACGATCACGAGACGCCCAAATCTTTGCTCCTTGCGTTTTATCGCTCGATTCCGTCATCTTTCCATCCCACCTTCTGGCCACAATCGTTTTCAAGTGACGCGATTTCTTCGTTTTTCAATGACTTCTTGGATTACATCTCCAAGGCGTCCGAATTGTCCCCTGATTTCGCTACCGATGTGGCTGGGTTTACGGGTGAAATTGTGAGTCAGACGATTAGTAACACCGATTCGAGCATTTCTAGCGCTTTCTTGAAGGCATTGTGTTTTCATTTCCCACCCATTTTACCCTCTGACGGAAATAAATTGGTCTCCACTCTCCTTGACCGGTTAGAAATTGCAGTCCCTGGCTCGCCAAGGGAGACAATCTCGACCCCTGATGCTGCTTCAGCTCAGAGCTCTCCTATGAGCCTGAACCATTATCAGTCTCCTGGTAACGAAGCCAGCATTGTTTCTGTGGGTTCCTCTGGCAGCACAGTTTCAAGGGACGATCCAACAGCATCGCAGGGGATTTTGATGAATGGCGCTAGTAACGGAGATTTATTTAGTGGGAGTGTTGGGCTAAGTGATGGCGGGAGAGTTGGTGGTGCTCTGGCTTTTAAGAAGGTGGTGGCTACTTTTGAGGAGGAACCAGTGGAGAGCCTTGAAAGGCAACAGATTGTTTTTGAGTTGGTCGGACATGTATTGGAAAAGGTAGTCATTGATTCCAAGCTTTTGGAGCAAGTGAGAGGAATAGCAAAGCAACAACTCAAATCAATGATGGCTTTTTTAAAG ATAAGAAAGCGTGATTGGTCAGAGCAAGGGCAGTTACTGAAAGTTAGGATCAACACAAAGTTGTCTGTTTACCATGCTGCAGCAAGATTGCAAGTgaaaactctttcatctcttgACACGGAAGGAAAGACATCAAAGAGATTATTGCATGGAGCTCTTGCTTTGTTGATAGAGGCTGCAGAGGCATGCTTATTCTCAGTCTGGCGGAAATTGAGGGCTTGTGAAGAGCTTTTCTACTCTTTTCTTACTGGGATTTCTCAAGCAGCTGTCACTCGTGGTGGTCAGCTTCTCCGTGTTCTCTTAATTCGTTTTAAACCGCTTGTGCTGGCTACTTGTGCTCAG GCTGACACTTGGGCTAGCAGCCAGGGAGCTATGTTTGATAGCATCTTGAAAACATGCCGTGAGATAATTGAGTTTGGTTGGGTCAAGGACAGGTCTCCTGTTGACACTTTTATCATGGGACTGGCTGCTAGCATTCGTGAACGAAATGATTATGAAGAAGAG GATGGAAAAGAAAAGCAGGCTGCTCCACCTGTACAGCTGAATGTCATACGATTACTTGCCGACTTGAATGTTTCTGTTAATAAGCCTGAAATTGTTGACATGATATTGCCGCTATTTATTGAGAGTCTAGAAGAGGGTGATGCTTCAACTGCAGGTTTATTGAGACTTCGA CTTCTTGATGCTGTTTCTCGCATGGCGAGTTTAGGTTTCGAGAAGTCCTACCGTGAAGCTATGGTTCTAATGACTCGGAGTTACTTGTGTAAACTATCTAGTGTCGGCTCTGCTGAAAGCAGAACTCAGGTACCTGAAGCCACAACAGAACGTGTTGAG ACTTTACCTGCAGGATTTTTGCTGATCGCTAGAGGTCTTACAAGCAATAAATTGCGTCCAGATTACCGCCATCGATTGTTATCTCTATGTTCAGATGTTGGGTTGGCTGCGGAGTCGAAAAGTGGAAG GAGCGGAGCGGATTTTCTTGGGCCCCTACTACCTGCTGTGGCTGAAATATGTTCAGACTTTGACCCCAGTGTTGACGTGGAACCTTCCCTCTTAAAGCTTTTCCGGAACTTGTGGTTCTATATTGCTCTATTTGGGTTAGCACCTCCAGTACAAAAAGTCCAGGCTACACCAAAGCCAATTTCAACTACCCTGAATAGCGTGGGAAGCAATGGCATCATTGCTCTCCAAGCAGTGGGTGGACCATATATGTGGAATTTGTCGTGGTCTTCTGCAGTGCAGCGTATTTCACAAGGGACCCCACCTCTT GTAGTGAGCTCTGTTAAATGGCTTGAGGATGAATTGGAGCTTAATGCACTTCATGATCCAGGTAGTCGCCGGGGGAATGGAAATGAGAAAGCTGCTGTGAATCAAAGAACTGCTCTATCTTCTGCCCTGGGAGGACGGATGGAGGTTTCTGCAATGAGTACGATTTCGG GTGTCAAAGCAACTTATCTTTTAGCTGTAGCATTTTTGGAGATCATAAGATTCAGTAGCAATGGTGGTGTTCTGAATGGTGGCCACAGCGCCACTACCTCTCAGAGTGCCTTCAGCTGTGTCTTTGAATACTTGAAAAGTCCAAATCTTTTGCCAGCTGTTTCTCAATGTTTAACGGCAATTGTTCATCAGTCATTTGAAACGGCAATGTCTTGGCTG GAGGATCGAGCGTCTGAGACTGGACTAGATGCTGAGGTTAGAGAGTCCACTCTCTCTATTCATGCCTGTTTCCTTATTAAAAATTTGTCTCAAAGGGATGAGCATATACGTGACATCTCAGTTAGTTTGTTAACTCAACTCAGAGATAGATTTCCTCAG ATTTTGTGGAGTTCGTCTTGTCTGGATTCTCTGCTACTCTCAATGCATAATGATCCACCTTCAAATGTTGTGAGTGATCCTGCTTATGTTGCCAGTGTTCGCTCCTTGTACCAAAAGATGGTCCGGGAATGGATCATGGTTTCACTTTCACATGCTCCTTGCACTAGCCAGGGTCTTCTTCAG GAAAATCTTTGCAAAGCTAACACATGGCAGAGAACACAACCTACTGCCGATGTGGTTTCTCTTCTGTCAGAAATCAGGATTGGTACAGGAAAGAATGATTGTTGGGTTGGTACCAAAACTGCAAATATTCCCGCTCTTATGGCAGCGGCGGCTGCAGCTTCAGGGGGAAACCTGAAGTTGAGTGATGCTTTTAATTTGGAGGTTCTTGGTACTGGTATTGTTAGTGCAACAGTGAAGTGCAACCATGCTGGAGAAATTGCCGGCATGAAAAGATTATATGAGAGTCTAGGAGACCTTGAAAAGCCTCGATCCCTTGGTTTTGGTCTTACTCCTGACATTCCAGTATTGGATTCATCAGTACAACCTACAGTACCTAAAAATGAATCCTTCAATGAGATATTGTTTTCTAGGTTTGTGCGGCTGCTTCAGAAATTCGTAAATATCGCAGAGAAGGGTGGTGAGGTGGACAAATCAGAATTTCGTCAAACTTGTTCTCAAGCTACCGCACTACTTCTTTCCAATATG gattcagattcaaaatcaaacatTGAGAGCTTTTCCCAACTTCTGCGTCTTCTTTGCTGGTGCCCTGCTTACATTACCACGCCTGATGCTGTTGATACTGGCGTGTATATATGGACATGGCTAGTTTCTGCTGCTCCACAGTTGGGTTCTGTTGTCCTTGCTGAGCTTGTTGATGCCTGGCTATGGACTGTAGACACGAAGAGAGGCCTTTTTGCATCTGATATAAGGTACTCAGGACCTTCTGCCAAGTTGAGGCCCCACCTTGCCCCTGGTGAGCCTGAGCCACATCCCAAGAAAGACCCTGTTGAACAGATTTTGGCTCATAGACTGTGGCTTGGATTTTTTATTGACCGGTTTGAG GTAGTACGGCATGCCAGTGTTGAACAGCTTTTGTTACTTGGTCGTATGTTGCAAGGATCAACAAAACTCCCTTGGAATTTTTCCCGGCATCCAGCTGCTACAGGAACTTTTTTCACTCTGATGCTTTTTGGCCTAAAGTTTTGCTCATGCCAGTCACAAGGGAATCTTCAAAACTTCAGATCAGGGCTTCAATTGCTGGAAGATAGGATTTATAG gGCTTCTTTAGGGTGGTTTGCCCACACACCTGAGTGGTTTGATTTGAATAACAATAATTTCACTCAGAGTGAAGCTCAATCCATTTCTCTATTTGTCCACCATCTTTCAAATGACCGGTCAGACACTTCTCAACTTGATTTAAGAGCTCGGGGACTCGAAACTGGTAGCTCTTTGAGTGATGTT AAGGATCTGCATCACCCTGTCTGGGGTCAGATGGAAAACTATGCAGTGGGACGGGAGAAGAGGAGGCAGTTACTACTGATGCTGTGCCAGCATGAGGCTGACCGACTTGAGGTTTGGGCACAACCTGTTGGACCAAA GGAAAACACTTCTCGGGTTAAATTTAGCTCTGAAAAATGGACAGAATTCGCCAGGACTGCTTTCTCTGTTGATCCTCGAATTGCCCTGTCTTTAGCTGCAAGATTTCCATCAGTTGCTGCTCTGAAGACTGAAACCACCCAGTTAGTACAA TCACATATATTGGAGATCCGAAGCATTCCTGAAGCTTTGCCTTACTTTGTGACCTCAAAAGCAGTGGACGAGAACTCAACACTTTTGCAACAATTGCCGCACTGGGCAGCTTGTTCAATCACACAGGCCTTGGACTTCCTTAGTCCAGCATATAAAGGTCACCCTCGAGTCATGGCTTATGTTCTCAGGGTGCTGGAATCTTATCCACCCGAGAGAGTGACGTTCTTCATGCCACAGCTGGTGCAGTCACTAAGATATGATGAAGGG AGGCTGGTTGAAGGATACTTGCTCAGAGCTGCACAGAGAAGTGATATATTTGCCCATATTTTGATATGGCATTTACAA GGTGAGACTTGTGTTCCTGAGTCAGGAAAAGATCCAGCCTCTGTAAAG AATAGCTCATTCCAAGCACTTCTTCCGGTCGTTAGGCAGCGAATCATTGATGGTTTCCACCCGAAAGCCCTTGACTTGTTTCGAAGGGAATTCGATTTCTTTGACAAAGTTACATCTATATCAGGTGTTTTATTTCCCCTTCCAAAAGAGGAAAGACGAGCTGGCATAAGAAG GGAGTTGGAGAAAATTCAAGTTGAAGGAAATGATCTTTATCTGCCTACTGCTCCTAATAAACTAGTCCAAAGCATTCAGGTTGATAGTGGAATTCCTTTACAATCAGCTGCAAAAGTCCCTATAATGATCACATTCAATGTGGTAGATCGTGATGGGGATTACAAAGATGTGAAACCTCAAGCTTGCATTTTCAAG GTTGGAGATGACTGTCGACAAGACGTTCTTGCTTTGCAAGTTATTTCACTTTTAAAGGACATTTTCGAAGCTGTTGGACTTAATCTATATGTATTTCCTTATGGAGTACTTCCAACTGACCCAGAGAGAGGAATTATTGAG GTTGTGCCAAACACACGGAGCAGAAGTCAGATGGGTGAGACTACCGATGGTGGTTTATACGAGATTTTCCAGCAGGACTTTGGGCCTGTTGGTTCTCCCAGCTTTGAAGCAGCTCGTGAGAACTTCCTCATAAGCAGTGCTGGATATGCAGTTGCCAGCCTCTTGCTTCAACCAAAGGATCGGCACAATGGGAATCTTTTGTTTGACAG CCTGGGGCGgcttgttcatattgatttTGGTTTCATTCTGGAAACTTCACCTGGTGGAAATATGCGTTTTGAGAGCGCACACTTCAAATTGAGTCATGAGATGACTCAATTACTTGACCCTTCCGGAGTTATGAAAAGTGACACATGGCACCAATTTGTAAG CCTGTGCGTTAAAGGTTACCTTGCTGCACGTCGCTACATGGATGGAATCATAAACACAGTGTTACTGATGATAGACAGTGGATTGCCTTGCTTTAGCAGGGGTGATCCTATTGGTAATCTTCGCAAGAGATTTCATCCAGAAATGACTGAGCGTGAAGCAGCCAATTTTATGATTCGTACCTGCACCGATGCCTACAATAAGTGGACCACTGCTGGTTACGATTTGATACAGTATTTGCAACAGGGCATCGAAAAATGA